One window of the Leptospira koniambonensis genome contains the following:
- a CDS encoding ABC-F family ATP-binding cassette domain-containing protein — protein sequence MLQFIDIKHRFGSSTLFENFSWHIKPGSKIALVGPNGSGKSTLFKMAVGELNPEEGLVSRSKHTEISLFQQIPDFNFEARVIDTALSKHKHYNEYIKRAEDIHARMDRTDHDSPEFTALLEEQSSLEEYAFTYGVHELEAQAKKIIGGLGFSNDQMEKKVKEFSPGYQHRLGLAIAILNPGNLLLLDEPTNHLDHASKAWLAEYLVDTNRSFVLVTHDPEFLNATTETIAELNPSGVLEFKGTLEDYFEHKNELLDKLRLQFKKEEAYLKKRTEWIERFRSKATKAKAVQSVIKRLEKRDKVEEPEDSFWNSKTEYRFNYTPCGNLSFRIENASFAYEKGGKNIFSNAELHVSNGDKIAIIGPNGAGKSTFLRNILGIHKLSEGSVTFGPKTKIGYFSQNHHEHLDPEKNLLETILSVYPDLPDVEARKLLGYFSFSDDRVFKKVGLLSGGEQSRLRLALLVRFSSNTLFLDEPTNHLDLVVRDNLKRALQEYPGAVLVISHDPDFLKDLCTRTVSVSNGKVKDLNTSFSDYLKFPPEELEAEGGFTVKAPAENASTENKSRSQKNADKNRVKKIQKEIEQIEAKIALLEKNKSNSEELLADPEFYKKRSYQMELDTYNETKKEISKLTETWEKLQIEMEELTSVV from the coding sequence ATGCTACAATTCATCGATATCAAGCACCGGTTCGGTAGCTCCACACTTTTCGAAAACTTCTCCTGGCATATTAAGCCGGGCTCCAAGATTGCCTTAGTCGGACCAAATGGTTCGGGCAAATCCACCTTATTCAAAATGGCTGTAGGAGAACTAAATCCTGAAGAAGGTTTAGTAAGCCGCTCCAAACATACAGAGATCTCTTTATTCCAACAGATCCCCGATTTTAATTTTGAAGCTAGGGTAATCGATACTGCACTTTCTAAACATAAACATTATAATGAATATATAAAGCGTGCAGAGGACATTCATGCAAGAATGGACCGCACGGATCATGATTCTCCAGAATTCACAGCATTATTAGAAGAACAAAGCTCTCTAGAAGAATACGCATTTACTTACGGTGTCCATGAATTGGAAGCCCAAGCAAAAAAGATCATTGGTGGTTTAGGTTTTTCTAATGATCAAATGGAGAAGAAGGTAAAAGAATTTTCTCCTGGTTACCAGCATAGACTTGGGCTTGCAATTGCGATTTTGAATCCAGGAAACCTTCTTCTTTTGGATGAGCCAACCAACCACTTGGATCATGCATCTAAGGCATGGCTTGCAGAATATTTAGTAGATACGAATCGTTCTTTTGTTCTGGTAACACACGATCCTGAGTTTTTGAATGCGACTACTGAGACGATCGCAGAATTAAATCCGTCCGGTGTTCTGGAATTTAAAGGAACCCTAGAAGATTATTTCGAACATAAAAACGAACTTTTAGATAAGTTAAGACTTCAATTCAAAAAAGAAGAAGCATACTTAAAGAAAAGGACTGAGTGGATAGAACGTTTCCGTTCCAAGGCTACAAAAGCAAAAGCAGTCCAAAGTGTTATCAAAAGATTAGAAAAAAGAGATAAGGTAGAAGAGCCTGAGGATTCTTTCTGGAATTCCAAAACAGAATACAGGTTCAATTATACGCCTTGTGGTAATCTTTCTTTTAGAATAGAGAACGCCTCCTTTGCTTACGAAAAAGGGGGGAAGAATATTTTTTCAAACGCAGAACTTCATGTTTCTAATGGGGATAAAATTGCGATCATAGGCCCGAATGGTGCAGGTAAATCCACCTTTTTAAGAAACATATTAGGAATTCATAAATTATCCGAAGGTTCTGTCACTTTCGGACCCAAAACAAAGATCGGCTACTTCTCCCAAAACCATCATGAACATTTGGATCCTGAAAAAAATCTTTTAGAAACGATTCTTTCTGTATATCCAGATCTTCCGGATGTCGAAGCTAGAAAACTATTAGGTTATTTTTCTTTTAGCGATGATAGAGTTTTCAAAAAAGTGGGACTTCTTTCCGGAGGAGAGCAGAGCAGATTAAGATTGGCTCTATTAGTTAGATTCTCTTCTAATACTTTATTTTTGGATGAGCCCACAAACCATTTGGACTTGGTAGTAAGAGATAATTTGAAACGTGCACTCCAAGAATATCCTGGAGCAGTTTTGGTTATCTCTCACGATCCTGATTTTTTAAAGGATCTGTGCACAAGGACCGTTTCAGTTTCCAACGGAAAAGTAAAAGATCTAAATACCAGCTTCTCTGATTATCTAAAATTCCCTCCGGAAGAATTAGAAGCAGAAGGCGGTTTTACAGTCAAAGCTCCGGCCGAAAACGCTAGTACAGAGAACAAGAGCAGATCCCAGAAGAACGCTGATAAAAATCGGGTTAAAAAAATACAAAAAGAAATAGAACAAATCGAAGCTAAGATCGCTCTATTAGAAAAGAATAAATCCAACTCAGAGGAACTTCTCGCAGATCCGGAGTTTTATAAAAAGCGCAGTTATCAAATGGAATTAGACACTTATAACGAGACCAAAAAAGAGATCTCTAAGTTGACTGAAACCTGGGAAAAATTGCAAATCGAGATGGAAGAACTTACTTCCGTAGTATAA
- a CDS encoding alpha/beta fold hydrolase produces the protein MKKKYLLGLAVIVLIVLTALPFVRSREKIELNESIRSGVSGQFAELPLGWTHYELLGPEKGNLVVLVHGFSTPYFIWDPVQKSLTDAGFRVLRFDLYGRGYSDRPDTIYNLDLFTTQISDLLNFLHITGSFDIMGLSMGGPIVAHYVSKHPDQIKKVILVDPFTSKTNTFPLTVPLVGEYLNSVVYIPSLPKGISADFVDPSKVPSGWVEKYETQLSFKGFRRAILSTIRNIISFDPKPEFEKLALTKKQVLVFWGDQDHTTPLEKGEYVKELLNAEFILVKDAGHLPHIEKPDMVLPAISKFLSK, from the coding sequence ATGAAAAAGAAATATCTCCTCGGCTTAGCGGTAATTGTACTCATCGTACTTACCGCTTTACCATTCGTACGCTCTAGAGAAAAAATCGAATTAAACGAATCAATTCGATCCGGAGTTTCCGGACAATTTGCAGAACTTCCTTTGGGCTGGACTCATTACGAATTGTTAGGACCCGAAAAAGGAAATCTTGTAGTTTTAGTTCACGGATTTTCTACTCCCTATTTTATCTGGGATCCAGTTCAAAAATCACTGACGGATGCGGGTTTCCGAGTTTTACGTTTTGATCTGTATGGTAGAGGATATTCTGACAGACCGGATACAATTTATAATCTGGACCTGTTTACCACTCAGATCTCTGATCTATTAAATTTTCTGCATATAACTGGATCTTTTGATATAATGGGGCTTTCTATGGGAGGTCCTATAGTTGCTCATTACGTTTCTAAACATCCTGATCAGATCAAAAAAGTAATCTTAGTAGATCCGTTTACTTCAAAGACAAATACATTTCCTCTGACTGTTCCTTTGGTTGGGGAATATTTAAACTCTGTTGTTTATATTCCTTCTTTACCCAAAGGGATCTCTGCTGATTTTGTAGATCCTTCTAAGGTTCCGAGCGGCTGGGTGGAGAAGTATGAGACCCAACTTAGCTTTAAAGGTTTTAGAAGAGCTATTCTTTCTACGATCCGAAATATTATTTCTTTCGATCCTAAACCTGAATTCGAAAAGTTGGCCTTAACCAAAAAGCAAGTATTGGTTTTTTGGGGAGATCAGGACCATACTACTCCTTTGGAAAAAGGGGAGTATGTGAAGGAACTTTTAAACGCTGAATTTATTTTAGTGAAGGATGCTGGACATCTTCCTCATATAGAAAAGCCGGATATGGTTCTTCCGGCTATCTCTAAGTTTTTATCTAAGTAA
- a CDS encoding TetR/AcrR family transcriptional regulator, whose translation MTAVAAPRPRRRTRNSLNKESIVQAALDILNEEGIDGLSMRRIAEKLDCSVASPYSHFKSQQDIIKIIISQGEAQLTETLRASRLNGKNSYEKLTLIARAYYDFSGNNQELHKVMFNTVHGHMHRKAFPKLPTSYRVFLETIRAGVRSGEFKIKEEDYPSLARTMYSWMYGIIVLDMTGMLKKRGIGDPLDEGFLFFRKILLDKE comes from the coding sequence ATGACTGCAGTAGCTGCTCCGCGTCCAAGAAGGCGCACTAGAAATAGTTTAAATAAAGAATCCATCGTCCAGGCGGCTTTGGATATATTGAACGAAGAGGGAATTGATGGGCTTTCCATGAGAAGGATCGCCGAGAAGTTGGATTGCAGCGTTGCAAGTCCTTATTCTCACTTCAAAAGCCAACAAGATATCATCAAAATAATCATTTCCCAGGGAGAAGCTCAGTTAACCGAAACTCTGAGAGCTTCTAGACTGAATGGAAAAAACTCTTACGAAAAATTGACCCTGATCGCAAGGGCTTATTATGATTTTTCTGGGAATAACCAAGAGCTTCATAAGGTAATGTTCAACACTGTTCATGGACATATGCACAGAAAAGCGTTCCCTAAACTTCCAACCAGTTACCGCGTATTTTTGGAAACTATCCGAGCGGGCGTTAGATCGGGAGAATTCAAGATCAAAGAAGAAGATTATCCTTCTCTCGCAAGAACAATGTATTCCTGGATGTACGGGATCATTGTTTTGGACATGACTGGAATGTTGAAAAAAAGAGGGATCGGCGATCCTCTCGACGAAGGCTTTTTATTTTTCCGTAAAATTCTTTTAGATAAAGAATGA
- a CDS encoding RNA polymerase sigma factor yields MSETLFFEKLYNKNKDHLFSFIRRSVQDESTALDLLQDTFLNFFKHYSGKELPDEQVSRMILFRISRNLMINHGKSYYQKNVALVGEETSSLFGSKGQGPESQVLDEMEAQNLGKILNELLSTLPEEQKTAIELRYSQGCKLEEIASVLDLSVSGVSRLLERAEKQLLQEGKKRGIQPSSFLKS; encoded by the coding sequence GTGTCTGAAACCTTGTTTTTCGAAAAACTATACAATAAAAACAAGGATCACTTGTTTTCATTTATTCGGCGCTCTGTCCAAGATGAATCCACAGCTTTGGATCTATTGCAGGACACCTTTTTGAACTTCTTTAAACATTATTCCGGCAAGGAATTACCGGATGAACAGGTTTCCAGGATGATCTTATTTAGGATCTCCAGAAACTTAATGATCAACCATGGAAAGTCTTATTATCAAAAGAACGTTGCTCTCGTTGGTGAGGAAACTTCTTCTTTATTCGGCTCCAAAGGCCAGGGTCCTGAAAGTCAGGTCCTTGACGAGATGGAAGCCCAAAACCTCGGAAAGATCTTAAACGAATTATTAAGCACATTACCGGAAGAACAAAAGACTGCAATTGAGTTACGTTATTCCCAAGGTTGCAAATTGGAAGAGATAGCCTCCGTATTGGACTTATCCGTGTCCGGAGTTTCCAGGCTTCTGGAAAGAGCAGAAAAGCAGCTTCTACAAGAGGGAAAGAAGAGAGGCATCCAACCTTCTTCTTTTCTAAAATCCTAG
- a CDS encoding acetoacetate decarboxylase family protein, with product MKATASSKVKPKTKASKTTQQSPKKATNAKSRTQSSKRHFPAPWSLTGEGFLFPLFGRKSYNSEMAFLDEEDRKSYKGGLGSLMLVNYERSDVGPYHELLYIPGNFEHKNTNYKRITRIFVSSQTSVDEGIRNWAIPKERADFVWKKEGSVTKIEVSRDGKTFFKIKIRTLGFNFPVSTSILPYVLLQKAEDGSKLSTAFIGSGKGKFARIESVWSDETIFPDFIKGGGMKTGVGASPFHLTFPIAENVE from the coding sequence ATGAAAGCAACCGCCTCTTCCAAGGTTAAACCAAAGACCAAAGCCTCAAAAACTACACAACAATCACCCAAAAAAGCCACAAACGCTAAGAGCAGAACCCAATCCTCTAAGAGACATTTTCCAGCTCCTTGGTCGTTAACAGGAGAAGGATTCCTTTTTCCCCTATTCGGTAGGAAGTCCTACAATTCTGAAATGGCATTTTTAGATGAAGAAGATCGTAAGTCCTACAAAGGAGGACTCGGTTCCTTGATGTTAGTGAATTACGAAAGATCTGATGTAGGACCTTATCACGAACTTTTATACATCCCTGGAAATTTCGAACACAAGAACACAAATTATAAAAGGATCACTCGCATTTTTGTATCCAGCCAAACTTCTGTAGATGAAGGAATTCGTAACTGGGCAATTCCAAAAGAAAGAGCAGACTTCGTTTGGAAAAAAGAAGGTTCAGTGACTAAGATAGAAGTTTCCAGAGATGGAAAAACTTTTTTCAAAATTAAGATCCGTACATTAGGTTTTAATTTTCCTGTAAGCACTTCTATCCTTCCCTATGTACTTTTACAAAAAGCAGAAGATGGATCCAAACTAAGCACAGCATTTATAGGCTCCGGCAAAGGAAAATTTGCAAGGATAGAATCCGTTTGGTCTGATGAAACAATCTTTCCGGACTTTATCAAAGGTGGAGGAATGAAAACTGGAGTAGGAGCTTCTCCTTTTCATCTCACCTTCCCTATTGCAGAAAATGTAGAATAA
- a CDS encoding DoxX family protein produces MLYNLFQTKEGFGPIFLRLGLAICIFPHGAQKALGWFEGSGFYTAMDYFTETFGAPYVLGVLVIGFEFVGTICFVFGFLTRFWALGLAITLTVAGFTHREYGFFMNWFGDKGGEGFEYHILAVSAALSLLFRGAGSFSLDKKLGEWSV; encoded by the coding sequence ATGTTATATAATTTATTTCAAACGAAAGAAGGTTTCGGGCCTATATTTCTAAGATTGGGCCTTGCGATTTGTATCTTCCCGCATGGAGCCCAAAAAGCATTGGGTTGGTTCGAAGGTTCGGGGTTTTACACAGCAATGGATTATTTTACAGAAACCTTCGGTGCTCCTTATGTCTTAGGAGTTTTGGTTATTGGTTTTGAATTCGTTGGAACCATCTGTTTTGTATTCGGATTTCTGACCAGATTCTGGGCTTTGGGACTTGCAATCACGTTAACAGTAGCAGGTTTCACTCATAGAGAATACGGCTTCTTTATGAATTGGTTCGGGGACAAAGGCGGAGAAGGTTTCGAATACCATATTCTCGCGGTATCTGCGGCACTCTCTCTTTTATTCAGAGGAGCTGGGTCCTTCTCCCTAGATAAAAAATTAGGCGAATGGTCCGTATAA
- a CDS encoding DUF1554 domain-containing protein: MNSHPKIPFRLLPIVSLFSLFSFCNQANPINLDGSSSAAGVLLNVVIPNIIGAEIVPEGLPQLSSQAMFDAGDTYIDLNFSETSTVDENFSMTVESYTTVYEPHFIGYNTFTLPANTNTYSIGFSLEADDDNCLDNAASKFSFKITKDSTGDSFVYDVNVKDGDYCIFASSAKTPAQLGGLGAMDNHCKNLASAKGLPRNPANYKAMVGALSATYGDRNPGESLSSTSFFRNNKRYVRKQGNGTWVKVFSIYGAWPPSSDFDNPLIDSGQYWTGMHSAWGRMDNNSCLNGSESWTNSSGSSSGNLGTSSVVTGDAAYMTLSSCDSPLSLPFICVYSPD, from the coding sequence ATGAATTCGCATCCAAAGATCCCTTTCAGACTTCTCCCGATCGTATCGTTATTTTCCTTATTCTCTTTTTGCAATCAGGCAAACCCGATCAATTTGGACGGCAGCAGCAGTGCTGCCGGCGTTCTTTTGAATGTTGTTATTCCGAATATCATCGGAGCAGAGATAGTTCCAGAAGGCCTTCCGCAACTTTCTTCTCAGGCAATGTTTGATGCTGGAGATACTTACATAGATCTAAATTTTTCCGAAACAAGCACAGTGGACGAAAATTTTAGTATGACAGTCGAAAGCTATACAACAGTGTATGAGCCCCATTTTATCGGGTACAATACATTCACTCTTCCTGCAAATACGAACACATATTCGATTGGTTTTTCTTTAGAAGCAGATGATGACAACTGTTTGGATAATGCAGCAAGCAAGTTCAGTTTCAAAATTACGAAAGATTCAACTGGAGATAGTTTCGTTTATGATGTAAACGTAAAGGATGGAGATTATTGCATTTTTGCGTCTTCTGCCAAAACCCCTGCTCAATTAGGCGGGCTCGGTGCGATGGACAATCATTGCAAAAACTTAGCTAGTGCAAAAGGACTTCCCAGAAATCCTGCAAATTATAAAGCAATGGTAGGTGCTCTTTCCGCAACCTATGGTGATAGGAATCCGGGAGAATCATTATCATCTACTTCCTTCTTCAGAAACAATAAAAGATACGTTCGCAAGCAAGGGAATGGAACTTGGGTAAAAGTTTTTTCCATCTATGGCGCTTGGCCTCCAAGTTCAGATTTTGACAATCCACTGATCGATTCAGGACAATATTGGACTGGAATGCATTCAGCCTGGGGAAGAATGGACAATAATTCTTGTCTGAACGGCTCCGAAAGTTGGACAAATTCGAGCGGTTCCTCAAGCGGAAACCTAGGCACTTCGAGTGTAGTAACCGGGGATGCGGCCTATATGACACTTTCCAGCTGCGATTCTCCGTTGTCCCTGCCGTTTATTTGCGTTTATTCCCCAGATTAA
- a CDS encoding LA_0442/LA_0875 N-terminal domain-containing protein, protein MPYRWLFAICFLIVSHSVFGSSLTLKNGKVIQGKVVNQTRTEVQIEVDGKVLTVPKTEIAELNLKDTPKQEVKKDPVKPKEEPKKIEEELTVQRWYQKPRWDYSLRSAVVPGWGIWKADKKFKASMAFVAVLGATYLAVKAQNDFGDAKKAYEENARNYFIFALNDPVLSLPANTAERLIGAFLVNKGAFNHYQNLAGESNNYQYLFGIAYGLQLFYSYYLGVKAEQGIAEGPSSGFRFSFAPSYQPMTVGGNGLGWNGELKYEIRY, encoded by the coding sequence ATGCCTTATCGTTGGCTTTTTGCAATTTGTTTCCTAATTGTTTCCCACTCCGTTTTTGGTTCTAGCCTAACCTTAAAAAACGGAAAGGTGATACAAGGGAAAGTGGTAAACCAAACCCGTACGGAAGTTCAGATCGAAGTGGATGGAAAGGTTCTAACCGTTCCAAAAACAGAGATCGCTGAATTGAACTTAAAAGACACCCCTAAGCAGGAAGTGAAAAAGGATCCTGTTAAACCTAAAGAAGAACCTAAAAAAATAGAGGAAGAACTAACAGTCCAGAGATGGTACCAAAAGCCTCGCTGGGATTATTCGCTTAGATCAGCTGTAGTTCCAGGTTGGGGGATTTGGAAGGCAGACAAAAAATTTAAGGCTTCTATGGCATTTGTAGCAGTTTTAGGGGCAACCTACCTTGCTGTTAAGGCCCAGAATGACTTTGGTGATGCCAAAAAGGCTTATGAAGAGAATGCAAGAAATTATTTCATATTTGCTTTGAACGATCCTGTCCTTTCCTTACCTGCAAATACAGCAGAACGTTTGATTGGAGCCTTTTTGGTGAACAAGGGTGCCTTCAATCATTACCAAAATCTTGCGGGAGAATCCAATAATTACCAATACCTGTTTGGGATTGCGTATGGATTGCAGCTCTTCTATTCCTATTATTTAGGAGTAAAAGCTGAGCAAGGAATTGCAGAAGGACCAAGCTCCGGTTTTAGATTCAGCTTTGCTCCTTCTTACCAGCCTATGACTGTTGGAGGAAATGGTTTAGGCTGGAATGGAGAGCTTAAATACGAGATCCGTTATTAA
- a CDS encoding DUF1554 domain-containing protein, with amino-acid sequence MKGSKSLRAAFILLCLTLWVSKCNNAESTALDGSKPSLAGAITIDPTIFWNLFVTLPPYPIEPLLNEGETTLSVDENDAADIMFAIQNPPTDGSTIRFKFYKSDTITFVTDYNPDQGGYQNYLTVDFGPDPQNSNFDYKSGFQINSLEDENCLNNYYDLVAVDVSSGLSQTFKVKVNDSDKCIFVATNNGAGYAGNFAKKAIDNTTFAGPVEVADDICSSNIPDGVNKDVNYKAMIAVSYSPSGNLRNPSTDWVFSSFRKYYSQGGKKLAYSFSSGTTIGFANAAQWTNSLGTSGKIWTGFSSIDWTTDTPTVTQCAGLAPSGAPYSSWYSATATGTQGVLSAVDGDSIAEMTNTDPAVVIPTLCSQKRNIVCVGQ; translated from the coding sequence ATGAAAGGATCTAAATCATTAAGGGCGGCTTTCATTCTATTATGTCTTACTCTATGGGTTTCCAAGTGTAATAACGCAGAATCCACTGCCCTGGACGGAAGTAAGCCCAGTCTAGCTGGCGCGATTACAATCGATCCGACTATTTTTTGGAATTTATTCGTTACCCTTCCCCCCTATCCTATAGAGCCCCTTTTGAACGAGGGAGAAACTACTCTTTCTGTAGATGAAAACGATGCGGCTGATATTATGTTCGCAATCCAGAACCCACCTACTGACGGAAGCACTATCCGATTCAAATTTTATAAAAGTGATACTATTACCTTTGTAACGGACTATAACCCAGATCAAGGGGGTTACCAGAATTATCTTACTGTTGATTTCGGACCCGATCCTCAAAATTCAAACTTCGATTATAAAAGCGGATTTCAGATCAATTCACTGGAAGACGAGAACTGTTTGAATAATTATTATGATCTTGTTGCAGTAGATGTATCCTCAGGTTTATCCCAAACTTTCAAAGTAAAAGTAAACGACTCTGATAAATGTATCTTCGTAGCCACGAATAACGGAGCAGGTTACGCAGGAAACTTTGCTAAAAAAGCGATTGATAATACAACTTTTGCAGGTCCAGTAGAAGTTGCTGATGATATCTGTAGTTCTAATATTCCTGATGGTGTGAACAAGGACGTGAATTATAAGGCTATGATTGCAGTGAGTTATAGCCCAAGCGGTAACCTTAGAAACCCATCTACCGATTGGGTATTCAGCAGCTTCCGTAAATACTATAGCCAGGGCGGCAAAAAGTTAGCATACTCTTTCAGTTCTGGTACTACAATCGGATTTGCAAATGCAGCTCAGTGGACAAATTCTCTAGGAACTTCAGGTAAAATTTGGACAGGATTTAGTTCCATAGATTGGACTACTGATACTCCTACTGTGACTCAATGCGCAGGCTTGGCTCCTTCAGGAGCACCTTACTCTTCCTGGTATTCTGCGACAGCAACTGGAACCCAAGGAGTTCTTTCCGCAGTGGATGGAGACTCAATTGCAGAAATGACGAATACAGATCCGGCTGTGGTGATCCCAACATTATGTTCTCAAAAACGTAATATCGTTTGTGTCGGACAATAG
- a CDS encoding FecR family protein: MERMNPEFQTFAELLKKSLPDSKAPDFDPKWIGMSPRFSVEANIMQSPTKDNVVQLSGSKNKVWYLAAAAILFVGLGAGTYFTIFKKEAAPVAEGTLLKAAVVFVKGEAKNVKEAPIALHLGDILSEGDKIVTGKGGSVDIGLTDSSVIRLKENSELVLKSLRQTDSSQIRISLMSGKILNLVEKEKKNANYFVDTPTVVAAVRGTSFEVNASDKESSVFVVEGAVEVTPLIHDKTEKALITGGMIIVTNERVIVIEDTKRAQAESPEYGDMRKNLSGLDKEVLATTQNLKTAKTEQELEELYDKSIEHIIMKDGRDIKGVVVSQKKGKLIVQTLKGSYILDENSVEKIIY, from the coding sequence ATGGAAAGAATGAACCCTGAATTCCAAACATTCGCAGAGCTCCTCAAAAAGTCTCTACCGGATTCTAAGGCACCGGACTTCGATCCAAAATGGATCGGCATGTCGCCTCGCTTCTCTGTGGAGGCAAATATCATGCAATCTCCTACTAAGGACAATGTAGTTCAACTGAGCGGCTCCAAAAATAAAGTATGGTACTTAGCTGCGGCAGCAATCTTATTCGTAGGACTTGGGGCCGGGACTTATTTCACTATTTTCAAAAAAGAAGCCGCACCTGTAGCCGAAGGCACATTGCTTAAAGCGGCAGTCGTATTCGTTAAAGGCGAAGCAAAAAATGTAAAAGAAGCTCCCATAGCATTACATTTAGGTGATATACTTAGCGAAGGCGATAAGATCGTAACTGGCAAAGGTGGATCGGTCGATATCGGTCTAACTGATTCCAGTGTGATCCGCTTAAAAGAAAACTCTGAGTTAGTTCTTAAAAGTTTAAGACAAACTGACTCTTCTCAAATCAGAATTTCCCTGATGTCAGGTAAGATCCTGAACTTAGTTGAGAAAGAAAAGAAAAACGCAAACTACTTCGTAGATACCCCTACTGTGGTGGCGGCGGTCCGAGGAACTTCTTTCGAAGTTAATGCTTCTGATAAAGAATCCTCCGTCTTTGTGGTCGAAGGTGCAGTCGAAGTAACTCCTTTGATCCATGACAAGACTGAAAAAGCTTTAATCACCGGCGGAATGATCATCGTGACAAACGAAAGAGTCATTGTGATCGAAGATACAAAACGTGCTCAAGCAGAATCTCCTGAATACGGCGACATGCGTAAGAACTTGAGCGGTCTTGACAAAGAAGTTTTAGCAACCACTCAAAACTTAAAAACTGCTAAGACCGAGCAAGAGCTTGAAGAACTTTATGATAAGAGTATCGAACATATTATCATGAAAGATGGTCGCGATATCAAAGGTGTTGTGGTTTCTCAGAAGAAAGGAAAACTGATCGTTCAAACCCTAAAAGGATCTTATATCCTGGATGAGAACTCAGTAGAAAAGATCATCTATTAA
- a CDS encoding rhodanese-like domain-containing protein: MNPKELKNRLDARKSGSDDFYLLDVRNPNEQEISTIDGTDLLIPVAELPGRLGELDSWKSSGKEIIVYCRSGARSANACGVLKSTGFSKVFNLEGGILLYSDEVDPTLAKY, encoded by the coding sequence ATGAATCCGAAAGAATTAAAAAACAGATTAGATGCCAGAAAATCAGGAAGTGATGATTTTTACCTTCTGGATGTACGTAACCCGAACGAACAAGAGATTAGCACTATTGATGGAACAGATCTTTTGATCCCTGTTGCTGAATTACCTGGTCGCCTTGGAGAATTGGATTCTTGGAAATCTTCCGGAAAAGAAATTATAGTATATTGCCGTTCCGGAGCAAGATCTGCAAATGCCTGCGGAGTTTTAAAATCCACAGGATTTTCCAAAGTATTTAATTTAGAAGGCGGGATCCTTTTATATTCTGACGAAGTGGACCCAACTCTAGCTAAATATTAA